One segment of Streptosporangiales bacterium DNA contains the following:
- a CDS encoding DUF167 domain-containing protein, whose amino-acid sequence MRFAVRVKPGARRTLVGGRRPGARGDALVVAVAAPAVEGRANDSVVRALAEAFDVRPRDVRIISGARGRDKVVEIGRVPEGAATRLDDLLAR is encoded by the coding sequence CTGCGCTTCGCGGTGCGCGTGAAGCCGGGCGCTCGGCGGACGCTCGTCGGCGGACGCCGTCCGGGCGCCAGGGGAGACGCGCTCGTCGTCGCCGTCGCCGCGCCGGCCGTGGAGGGCAGAGCGAACGACTCCGTCGTCCGCGCACTCGCCGAGGCGTTCGACGTACGCCCGCGTGACGTACGGATCATCTCCGGCGCGCGCGGACGCGACAAGGTCGTCGAGATAGGCCGTGTGCCGGAGGGGGCGGCCACACGACTCGACGATCTGCTGGCCCGCTGA
- a CDS encoding NAD-dependent epimerase/dehydratase family protein codes for MPVTRAMRANIPIDPFGRQGARRRMCQGVRMPVITLTGATGRIGTALRARIPRDGETWRLVDLRPVTDPRPHEEAVTADLSDLEAVTGVVEGSDTVVHLAAVSTETSFDDICRHNLVAAYNVFEAARVTGVRRVVFASTMHVTGYYPWDVTLTPDAPVRPDTLYGVSKAYGEALGRLYADKHGLEVITVRIGNFVDRPDRPSDLPIWLSHDDAARLFRACLDADIVDHVALYGVSANTRRVWSDDGWEAIGYRPVDDSERYADDVPGELTRWQGMEFTERGFGLT; via the coding sequence ATGCCAGTGACTCGAGCCATGCGGGCGAACATACCAATCGACCCCTTCGGACGGCAGGGCGCGAGGCGACGGATGTGCCAGGGTGTGCGCATGCCCGTGATCACGCTCACCGGTGCCACCGGACGGATCGGCACGGCCCTTCGCGCGCGGATACCCCGTGACGGCGAGACCTGGCGGCTCGTCGACCTCCGCCCGGTGACCGACCCGCGTCCGCACGAGGAAGCCGTCACCGCCGACCTCAGCGACCTCGAGGCGGTCACGGGCGTCGTCGAGGGCTCCGACACGGTCGTCCACCTGGCCGCCGTCTCGACCGAGACATCGTTCGACGACATCTGCCGGCACAACCTAGTCGCGGCCTACAACGTGTTCGAGGCGGCGCGCGTGACCGGTGTGCGGCGCGTGGTGTTCGCGAGCACGATGCACGTCACCGGCTACTACCCCTGGGACGTCACGCTCACGCCCGACGCGCCGGTCCGTCCCGACACGCTCTACGGCGTCAGCAAGGCCTACGGCGAGGCGCTCGGACGCCTCTACGCCGACAAGCACGGCCTCGAGGTCATCACGGTCCGGATAGGGAACTTCGTCGACCGGCCCGATCGGCCTTCTGACCTGCCGATCTGGCTGAGCCACGACGACGCGGCACGCCTCTTCCGCGCCTGCCTCGACGCCGACATCGTCGACCACGTCGCGCTCTACGGCGTGTCCGCCAACACCAGGCGGGTGTGGAGCGACGACGGCTGGGAGGCGATCGGCTACCGCCCCGTCGACGACTCGGAGCGGTACGCGGACGACGTCCCCGGCGAGCTCACCCGGTGGCAGGGCATGGAGTTCACCGAACGCGGCTTCGGC
- a CDS encoding VOC family protein, whose protein sequence is MARVTGIGGFFFRAADPEALIRWYDEHLGVAPPPSRDSDPYWWQQTGPTVWAPMPQDNEDFGRPQNMWMVNFRVDDLDGILDRLAKAGIEIERGVEEYEYGRFVWLRDPEGNPLELWEPAADQFQEP, encoded by the coding sequence ATGGCTCGAGTCACTGGCATCGGCGGCTTCTTCTTCCGTGCGGCCGACCCGGAGGCGCTGATCCGTTGGTACGACGAGCATCTCGGCGTCGCGCCACCGCCCAGTAGGGACAGCGATCCGTACTGGTGGCAGCAGACCGGCCCCACCGTGTGGGCGCCGATGCCGCAGGACAACGAGGACTTCGGGCGACCGCAGAACATGTGGATGGTCAACTTCCGGGTCGACGACCTCGACGGCATCCTCGACCGTCTCGCGAAGGCGGGCATCGAGATCGAGCGCGGTGTCGAGGAGTACGAGTACGGCAGGTTCGTCTGGTTGCGCGATCCCGAGGGGAACCCGTTGGAGCTGTGGGAACCGGCGGCGGACCAGTTCCAGGAGCCCTGA
- a CDS encoding DUF3995 domain-containing protein: MPTFPRRERAEVVAPRRRTWAAHAAALWAFAFATMSFYWAAGGTFGVNTLSNTIEGLAGQNAWFTAVVWVTGALKAAGGMLALALVRPWGERLPRRLLLIATAGAGGVMALYALANLGARAIQAIGLIPTPASMHTAAAWWHLLLWDPWFLAGGVLFLLAAWQSHTSRGVIAR; the protein is encoded by the coding sequence ATGCCCACGTTCCCGCGCCGCGAGCGAGCCGAGGTGGTGGCTCCGCGCCGGCGCACCTGGGCCGCGCACGCCGCAGCCCTGTGGGCATTCGCGTTCGCGACGATGAGCTTCTACTGGGCCGCCGGCGGCACGTTCGGCGTGAACACCTTGAGCAACACCATCGAGGGACTCGCCGGGCAGAATGCCTGGTTCACGGCGGTCGTCTGGGTCACCGGTGCCCTGAAGGCCGCGGGCGGCATGCTCGCGCTCGCGCTCGTCCGCCCGTGGGGCGAGCGCCTCCCGCGCCGGCTGCTGCTCATCGCCACCGCGGGGGCGGGTGGCGTGATGGCGTTGTACGCATTGGCGAATCTCGGTGCGCGGGCGATCCAGGCGATCGGCCTGATCCCGACGCCCGCGTCGATGCACACCGCCGCCGCCTGGTGGCACCTGCTCCTGTGGGATCCGTGGTTCCTCGCCGGCGGTGTGCTGTTCCTGCTCGCCGCATGGCAGTCCCACACCTCGCGTGGGGTCATCGCGCGATGA